The Culex pipiens pallens isolate TS chromosome 2, TS_CPP_V2, whole genome shotgun sequence DNA window gataaaattgatgcaAATAgctatcttaatttttttatttaggtgaattttcctgtttttaaatttcagtatttaatgTCTAGTGGTCAAACGATAAAATTGCACAGTTCTAAGAGGAAGTGGCCAATTACCCTTGGCCCTCAGGGGTGCCAAGTGGTGCCACTCAAAGTCAGAACTTGTACTACGCAATCTGCTGGCAATCAATTCTACTTGCGCggtcaaaacatgtaagcaatTTAGTTGCCACTGCCAGGAAGAGCTCCCAGCGTGTCACCGGAATTGCGGCTTGAATCAATCAAATTCCAATACGTACAGCATATCGCTTTATTGCATGGCGAGAGGATAAAAGGCTCACGTAAGGATTCCGGTGGGAAACGGCAATAACATTAGTGGAGAAAAAACGACGAAAACCATATTAACGCGGCTGGGAGGAAAATCTCCGCAAATGATGGGTAATGCTATAAAAAGGGGCAAATGAAATGTTATACTTAAAATTTACGTGAAATTTACTGTGGTTAATGAGAAATTTAATAACTTTATCCATGTAGTATTTCATATGAACTAAATTTAAGCCCATTAGAAATGATAATCCACGAGAAAAGAATTCCTATGAAATTTCAGACTTAACCTCAACCATTGACGTCACTGTGGAAAAAGCTTTTCCCAGTAAGTTGGAACACTGCTGCCTGGGGTTGATGACGACGTGGAAAATACTCTGCCATCAAACACAcggaaaatatgacaaaaataaaaatttcaaattggaTATTTAAACTGTTTAATTTCCTATCTTTTGAAAcccatttaataaaaaaaaattacaaataaacagCTTTATATTgatgaaatatataaaaattaaaatcttgaaCATCAAACATCCaacttttttcagtgtaaaaCCAAGTCTCGGAAGCGTGGGAGTAAGTTCGGAAGAGCCGAAATCTGTAGATTAGCGAGGGGTGAAGCCGATGTTGTCGTTGGTATAAGGGGTGGGCAGGGGCCTTTTTGTTGATACGTagtaaatttaatgtaaattcATTCAATGGCACACACCCACGTTTTCCCATAGAACAACAGCACGTGGATTGGTTTTCATAACTAACCAGTACAATTTGTTAGAATTTCGTCGTAGAATACTCTGAAATCCATTCTAGTCGAACTCGAACTCAAGCTTGACCTCGATAGCTTTCGACGCTTCAAACCTTAAGCCTCCCAAAAACCTGTCCTAATACGTCAATCGATAAAACATTAACCGAGAGTATGGTTGACGGGTTCGGCGTAATTTTGTAGTTCGTCGCGTGTCGTGGGAATCAAAATAAAACCTGTCATTCGATTTGCTATAGGCGACTCAACAACAGCTGGAAATACATTCCATGTTTGAATTTGGGACACGATGCTCATATGTCTGAACTATTAAAAGATATCTTATGGTTATAAGCAAATCGATTGAATTTGGTTTAATAAGTAAGACTTTCGGATAAAATAAACGTATaacttttaaaatgtattagacttcattttatttatattattataGTATTATTATTAGAAATTATGGCTAACAGTTAATTCAATATTACTTACCAAACACATGTGAGACAGAGCTTCTGTAATGATTTACAATCGTAATCTTTTCGAAATTATGTACACACCAAATCCACAGATCACGGCAACCGCAATATATTTGaggattttgaacaaaacgcaGACCAATTTCTGAAAGCAAAATGAAAAGGTCAgatgacaaatttaaaagttttttttttaagattaagaTCATATATAAGAAACTAAATTTCCAATTTAACAAaccgaatttcgaaaaaaataataatatcaagttaaaaaaatagtttagcaTAAGAgatattaaaatttatgtttcaaagtattaagagatatttaaatttatgttttaaattattaatatatTTTCTGGGATATTTTACATTCAATTGGTTTATGTTAGGACTtatatttggaaaaataaaacacagatacagatttgaaaatatagtccgttttttgatatctcgtgacggaggggcggtacgacccctttcatttttgaacatgcgaaaaaggaggtgtttttcaatcatttgcagcctgaaacggtgatgagatagaaatttggtgttaaagggatttttatgtaaaattagacgcccgatttgatggcgtactcagaattccgaaaaaacgtattttcatcgaaaaaaacactaaaaaagttttgaaaattctcccattttccgttactcgactgtaaaaaatttaggaacatgtcattttatgggaaatttaatgtacttttcgaatctacattgacccagaagggtcattttttcatttagaacaaaatttttcattttaaaatttcgtgttttttctaactttgcagggttattttttagagtgtaacaatgttctacaaagttgtagggcagacaattacaaaaattttgatatatagacataaggggtttgcttataaacatcacgagttatcgcgacgaaaaaaagttttgaaaaagttactttttgcgtttctctttgtttcgtcgtccgtgtctgtcgcgggtgaccatgaacggccatgatcgatgacgaccaactttttcaaaacattttttcgtaaaatcgcgataactcgtgatgtttataagcaaatcccttatgtctacatatcaaaaattttgtaattgtctgctttacaactttgtagaacattgttacactctaagaaataaccctgcaaagttagaaaaacacgaaattttaaaatgaaaaattttgttctaaatgaaaaaatgacccttctgggtcaatatagattcgaaaagtacattaaatttcccataaaatgacatgttcctaaattttttacagtcgagtaacggaaaatgggagaatttttaaaacttttttagtgtttttttttcgatgaaaaatacgttttttcggcattctgagtacgccatcaaattgggcgtctaattttacataaaagtccttttgacaccaaatttctatctcatcaccgtttcaggctgcaaattattgaaaaacacctctttttcgcatgttcaaaaatgaaaggggtcgtaccgcccctccgtcacgagatatcaaaaaaacggacctcggattcgtgatcagggacaaaagttaccccttggacaaagtttcacgcaaatcgaagaggggtcggggcaactgctgtgtgagttggcggagaattacccatatatgtTTTAAAGTATAAAGATATTTTCTGGgatattttacattaaattggTTTAAGTTGGGACTTATATctggaaaaataaaacacagATACAGATTTGAATATATTGTCCAAACTTGACTATCCGAAAGTtgtatgacttaaaaaaatcgatgaaactttgagaaaaaataaaaaaaaacacatttccgtaaatttaaatacaaaaactgtttctaaaagggtaattctctaccaactcacacgaaatcgggaaaagttgccccgacccctctttgatttgcgtgaaactttgtcctaacttttgtcctgatcacgaatccgaggtccgttttttgatctctcgtgacggaggggcggtacgacctctttcatttttgaacatgcaaaaaagaggtgtttttcaatcatttgcagcctgaaacggtgatgagatagaaatttggagtcaaagggacttttatgtaaaattagacgtccgattTGTAGCGTActcaaatttccgaaaaaaaaaatgtatttttcataaaaaaaaacactatttttttaaattctgccattttccgttactcaacagtaaaattgtttgaaacatgtcattttaagggaaaaatgaaagaaatgtacttttcgaatctacattaaccctgaagggtcattttttcatttagaacaaaaattttcattttcatttcgtGTTttatctaactttgcagggttattttttagagtgtaacaatgttctacaaagttgtagagcagacaattacaaacattttgatatgTAAACTGTTGTACTGTAATTTAGGAACCAAGTAAGCTATAGGTTTGGATAATTTtccaaagaattttaaaatgcagTCGATTTTGAGTGCCAAgaagcggtaagcaaaagtggtgaaaattttggaccTAATAGGCAAGCttgtttaaaaagcattggaaagaagaagttcttaaaatttaagaaaattctaagcttggaagtttgacttgtgtTATGTGACTTCGCAAAtgtttctaaaaatgtaaatttttgggGCAATTTTTGGCTGTGTTTCTTACTAAAATTTCCTTTATAAAACAAGTAACTATATTAGCCAGAGATATTAAcgccaaaatttaacaattttaccgcAAGAATCAGAATCGTAAAATTATTTgggttttatttattaatttatttaagggagcaaatttcaaaacaaatagttATTATAGATTATTATAGATTATTTTATCAAAGTAACAATTTTTGAAGTTCATTCCATCAAATTCCCCCTTCATTTGATTTCTGAAAACAATgctcacgggtcccccacagaccgttattatgaaaaaaaaaatttccacccaaaccaatgattggacatggtttctgggaccattctgcacctctgggccgagtttcaaaatatttgccggcagaaatttcgaatacggtcagttttagtattttgagtagaaatcaaggagaaatcacatgtaaaatgcataggaaaagatcaaagtttgtggtggttttaaattgtaccaacaagtagcagaatgatataaaaacgatttacggcACTGACTTAGCCAGATTAAGCCTAAGTCAAGTGGCTTAAGCACATTATTTTCAAGTTCATAccttaatattgaaaaaaaaactcctacttcagggaattttaagtcaaggaaaactagactgcacaaaaataacttaaaatggggtgactttgagccaaaggggtgacattgtaccaacaaACGAATAAAGATTGCTTTGATAAGCTTGAGTTTtacgtttatttatttatttgtagacggattaatttggtctatttattttcctacaatcaatttgatgatattgctacgcaaatctgcttattctgtttgaataaagcctgttgattaaacattaaattaactaaaatcaatttaaaatctcctggaagtgacaaatttgaaaatgatgcgcatatttttcagttctgaatcaattcctaatgaaatcaaataaaataatcaaaatattagggcaacaaattttgtgacttagcatttttgttattataataatggtctgtgggggacccttGATGctaaattcatttattttttttaggaagaaaagttgcattctttaaaatgtaaaaaggtAATTCcttaaaattgattgaaatgaagaaacaaattaattcagatttttatgcatttttgtgaatttttattttttttctgattcacttaaaaggttaaaaggttaaatattacctcttttacttctttttgaattatttttccttcaacatgttgaaaaaaaataattcatcaataaatgatgaaaattttaccagttcctaaccaaccaaacaaacaaatgttttggtaaactgcttttaaaatacttgttaaaaatcatataaagtatttgaatcaaaaaataattctagATCCGAcatgaaatacttttttttataccactaaaaaaagtatttcatgTCGGATctagaactattttttgaagatattaattaaaatattcaacaaaatgccgatcgttttttaacatttctagtaaaatttcttaataccacaaaattccaaagatatttgaaaagaacatttgaaagaaaaacacaaaaaacgcttttgtattttttaatttttttttataatatgtattttatttatttatcgatATTAAATAACgatgaacaaattgcatttaaatattttgaacattaattttgtttttttttattcaattggtTTATAAAACATATTGGAATCAAACTGACTAACCATTTTGCaatgtattatattttttttctggaaaattaAAAGCTGCTCTTAATGAAGTTTTGCCTGAActttattaaaatacaaaaatttcccTATTGCTGAAATttaggaaagcaaaaaaaaaaaaactagattgcacTTATTTTAATGATTCTAATTTTGATGATCTAGAGGTTCAGAACGTGCTACGTGTTTGAAGATTTTTACGTTTATTTTGAGCAGCTTTTAGAGTACCGTgaatttgccaatgtttttaaaaatgtcatttttttagggatcaactttggctgtgttttttagtaacattttctatattttcagtaataagaagtatgcagtaatttttctagtgtcccagactatgcctctacgcattttatGCAATCTAAATGATGATTATAtagctgaaaatttgaaaaacatgcaaaaaaattaaaaagtgactttaaaaacgtaaaaaaattagataggcaaaatgtaattatatttggtggtagaataggccaaatactaccaaaaacaaacacaacaaacaaaagttgctcaaaatgacctcctgaacacgggaaaaatgaacattttcaaaaaaaattgggcagtagagggttaaaggttaaaaggaacaactcgtctctttgtattcatagtaatgcattctgctaaaacgctaaACCAAACCacaaaggttaaagctgccaaaaataaataaattaacaacaacaacaaaactagTACTTACCCATAGCACAGTCACCATAATTTGGTACTGCATAGTAGTTCCATTATCGTTATTCTTCTGGGCCAATCCAGGGATAttcactacaaaaaaaaaatcaccaatcaCAAATCGGATACATTCACTTTCCACACAATTGATCCCGTTACCGTCCACCACGGTAGTTGCACTTATTTTAAACTCAGTTCAAAACATAAACCTCACCCAACAACGGCTGCTGCGGCCCCATCATCATGGCCGGATTGAAGGCCGGCTGCTGGGGCGAATAGAGCATTGGCGGCGGTGGCCCAAAGAACTGCACGTGCCCGGTGTGTGGCCACGCCGGAATCTGGAACGGAACCGGCACCGGGCTGGGAGCGAACGCGGGGGCACTCGGCATGATCTCCTTCGGGATTGTTGGCGTGACGATCCAGTTGTCGTAGGTTATGGACTGGACTACGGCACCACCGGTGAGGAAGATGTGGGTGATGCGGTCTTGTGGGGATTGGTTGTTGAAGCTGGTTGGAGGTTCGCTGTTGATTTCCAGGTTGAATCCTTGGGGATGGGCGCTGATCGCGAGGTCAAAGTCCTCCTCGAAGTTGATGGGACTGTTCGGGGTGCGGACTTCCTGACCCCAGCGAGCTGCGGCGTAGCTGTTCCGGATGACTTCACGGGTTGCTGGTAGGAAGGTCAAATGCAACGGGACGTCGTCCATCGGGTTCAGGGAAGCGCCGGATTGAAGGTGAAGCCGAAGATCGCCGTTCGGACGGTTGATCTTGGCTTTGAGGCGAATCCGACAACCTGGGACCATTGGGCCCGGGAGTTGACCCATGAAGGGTAGTGTCTAATGGGAAAAAAGAACCTCGATAAGAGTTTGAGTCGAATCAACCTTCTAGAAGAAACCAACCGGAGCCAACACCTGGTTTGAAGTCATTCCGCCGTCGAGGATCGCCGATCACTGAGAGTGCGAGTTACAGCATCGGGCGGTTCTGTGTAAGTCCGAAATTGGCAGTCCGATCGCAGCTCGCAGAAACTGGATTTTCGAAAGTGCGACATTGAAAACAGTAGTGCTGTAAAATTGCATAATAAAGCCATGCGACCAAAAACAGTTGGAAGTACGCGTAGGTTACACCTTAACcgcttcgtcgtcgtcggcggtaCTGGACTGGTTGACGCGGCGATCTCAACGAACAGGTCAGAAAACATATTCGCGCGTAAGTTGTTCTTTTCTTGCTACAGCATTGGGGTTGCAATCAACTCAtggtacttaaaaaaaactgacagcACTTTCGTACTCAATGAGGGCGCGTCGCGACGCTGAAGTTCACGTTCAAGCAACTCAACTTTGGAATGTTTTTATTGGATCTTTAGATAAATAAATtacctcgaaaaaaaatccccgATTGGGGATTGTACCGGCCTTGATCATCATCTTGCTTTATTTTGTTGACTATCATGGTCATTCGAAGGACATTGGGAAAGGAATAACTtcattttctgtgattttttttttttgaggggcTGGTGTCAATAACGAAACGGGAGTCAATTTGGCGTGGGTTACGGTGGGTCACGtgtgcgttttggtttttggaGAGAAGGTTTTTGACTGCTTTTTAACTGATCGtgattgaattaatttttttattaagatgTGGGGGAGGATTGTCAAGATCGCGAAATAAATGAAACAATGGTTTTTGGCCCAAGGTTTATTTtgagtttggattttttttgcggatataggggaaatatgcccattttaatcactctaagccgttcgaccaattctcatcacttttgccgttttccgctattaaatcaacattttcagatgtatcaacaatgaagagttgcttgctcacttttgtttgagctatgtattactttggaacagtcaaaaacacttaatgaaagctgtaattcatgatcaaagtgctgataggccgataatagaaataggctgagaaag harbors:
- the LOC120432639 gene encoding 32 kDa beta-galactoside-binding lectin lec-3-like, producing MTSNQVLAPTLPFMGQLPGPMVPGCRIRLKAKINRPNGDLRLHLQSGASLNPMDDVPLHLTFLPATREVIRNSYAAARWGQEVRTPNSPINFEEDFDLAISAHPQGFNLEINSEPPTSFNNQSPQDRITHIFLTGGAVVQSITYDNWIVTPTIPKEIMPSAPAFAPSPVPVPFQIPAWPHTGHVQFFGPPPPMLYSPQQPAFNPAMMMGPQQPLLVNIPGLAQKNNDNGTTMQYQIMVTVLWKLVCVLFKILKYIAVAVICGFGVYIISKRLRL